The following DNA comes from Clupea harengus chromosome 9, Ch_v2.0.2, whole genome shotgun sequence.
TGTACAGAATTTACCCTCTGTGTATGTAATATCAACAAAACTCTCATTTGGGTCTGACAAAGGTTCACCATATCTTATTTAGAGAACAGTGAGTATGTTGTTTTGGGGGGAAAGTGACAATGGAATTGGTTGATTAAGAACAAATGTGAAGTAAATGGTTCGGCATGGCGACAATAATGAGTATTACACTGACAGAGCAGGGGAAAAGACACTGCTGACATATAACTACTGTGTTTCCCCAGGATCTTTTGACATAAAAGCTAcgaaagatggagaggggatTAAACTCAGTTGTTCCGGTGGTTCATTTTGGGAAAATAAAGGAAAACTGATTAATGCAAGCATGACAGACCTTACTCTCCCATATGAGGATGCGAGGTCAGGGGAATATGAATGTTttcacacagacgcagacgcagacgcagacgcagacgcagactcAAAAAAAATCTCAAAGGGAACAATTCATGTCAGATTCCGGAGTGAGTATCACAATTGAATTAAGGCATTGTAATAAACATAATGTTGAGATTATCCTAGTGATAATCATGTGTTCACGTGTGGAAGAATCAAGAGCCCTTCCATTTTTAACAGAGAAAGTTGTGAACTGTTTTCTGTATGttctgtggatgtgtatgttCATTCACTATGTAATCCTGTCCAGCCTGTGAAAACTGCATCGAGCTGAACTGGCCTGCACTGGTGGGGATCATCCTCGGCAACGTTGTGGCCACCATCCTCATTGGAGTCTCTGTGTACTACATCTCCACACAATCCAAAGGACCAAGCTTCCCTAGCAACAAAGGTGAGTCTACAACAGCGCCATAGACAGACATAGGCAGTAACAGTGATGCCTTATTAAAGATGTGCTGTATATTACTTTTTTGGCAAAGAGCAAAAGTAAagattcatgtttgtttttataccGTCACATTTGTGTTATACCAACACACCACCTCTCGTGTTTCTCCGTAGTCAAAGCATATGGATATTTAGCTATTTCACATGGCAAAAGATCTAAGATCAAGCGCCGTCCTTCTAAGTGTCGTGTAATATTGCTTTTCCTCTCCCAACCTTACTGTCTCAGCTTCTCAAGAATCTGATCGAAGGAACCTGATCCCCAACGACGCAACTTATCAGGTAACACACCTACAGGAGATTGATCACTTGGGCTGTATAGACTATGGATTTTGATTTGCACTTTACAGAGTCTCTATGTACATCTGTCTATTTGCCCACCAATTTACttttgtcttgtttgtatcTTTTCTCAGCAACTTAACCCTGTCAGACGAGATGAATATGGTGTTATCGCCCAAAGGAGGagataaactctctctctccactcaacAACAGCAGTGATAAACAATACCATTTCTCATCTGGACATAATATCGCCAAACACcaaccacccaaacacactctgatAAGACTCTGTCTTTCTAACAGGGTAGCTTACTTTAGGTTTCAAACATGGAGAAATAATTTGAAATTTGATGTACATATATACAACAATTATTATGTTACACATAGACGATTACAGCACTAGGTTGAAACACAGATTGATGTTTTCTTTGCAAATCTCTTTGAGTTGACCCGTAGTTTTTAGTTGACTTATCCCTTAACACTGTGTTCATGTTCAGGGTCCACCTGAACAAACTAGActgaacaaaaaaatgtatacaaaatGGCGAGTTTTGGTTCCATTTCTTGGTAATTTCTCGATGCTCACAAAAAGCTGA
Coding sequences within:
- the LOC116221835 gene encoding T-cell surface glycoprotein CD3 gamma chain, coding for MKTIAFSLGVLLLIGAAKATGSFDIKATKDGEGIKLSCSGGSFWENKGKLINASMTDLTLPYEDARSGEYECFHTDADADADADADSKKISKGTIHVRFRTCENCIELNWPALVGIILGNVVATILIGVSVYYISTQSKGPSFPSNKASQESDRRNLIPNDATYQQLNPVRRDEYGVIAQRRR